The Oxyura jamaicensis isolate SHBP4307 breed ruddy duck chromosome 8, BPBGC_Ojam_1.0, whole genome shotgun sequence genome has a segment encoding these proteins:
- the LOC118170798 gene encoding pancreatic alpha-amylase-like, which translates to MLRLWTLAFMPTCNSWVCWAQYNPNTQAGRTSIVHLFEWRWADIALECERYLAPNGFGGVQISPPNENVIVADPWQPWWERYQPVSYKLCTRSGNETEFRDMVTRCNSVGVHIYVDAVINHMCGGSAGAGNHSTCGSYFNAKTEDFPAVPYSAWDFNDGKCKSESGDIENYHDASQVRNCRLVSLLDLALEKDYVRNKIAEYLNYLIDIGVAGFRIDAAKHMWPEDVKAILDKLKDLNTKWFSAGAKPFIYQEVIDLGGEPITVPFSSFTAEKHLHDQGTAQSNLHILEIG; encoded by the exons GGGTTTGCTGGGCGCAGTACAACCCCAACACGCAGGCTGGGCGGACATCTATTGTACATCTCTTTGAATGGCGCTGGGCCGATATTGCTCTTGAGTGTGAACGCTACTTAGCTCCTAATGGATTTGGAGGGGTTCAG ATCTCACctccaaatgaaaatgttatcGTTGCTGACCCCTGGCAGCCGTGGTGGGAAAGATACCAGCCAGTCAGCTACAAGCTCTGCACACGATCtggaaatgaaactgaatttaGAGACATGGTGACCAGATGCAACAGTGTTGGA GTACATATTTATGTGGATGCAGTAATCAACCATATGTGCGGAGGTAGTGCGGGTGCTGGCAACCATTCTACTTGTGGAAGCTATTTCAATGCAAAGACTGAAGACTTTCCAGCTGTGCCATATTCTGCCTGGGACTTTAATGATGGTAAATGTAAATCTGAAAGTGGAGACATTGAGAATTACCATGATGCATCTCAG GTCCGAAACTGCCGCTTGGTTAGTCTTCTTGATCTGGCCCTGGAGAAGGACTATGTGCGCAACAAAATTGCGGAGTACCTGAACTACCTCATTGATATTGGTGTAGCAGGGTTCCGGATTGATGCTGCCAAGCATATGTGGCCAGAGGATGTGAAGGCAATTTTAGACAAGCTGAAAGATCTGAATACTAAGTGGTTTTCTGCAGGAGCTAAACCTTTCATTTATCAGGAG GTAATTGACTTGGGCGGCGAGCCGATCACAG ttCCTTTTAGTTCcttcactgcagaaaaacactTACACGACCAAGGAACCGCTCAGTCGAATCTCCACATATTAGAAATTGGATAA